The genomic stretch TCTTCGATGAGGATCAGTTTTCTGATGCCCTTAAGCCTTCGCATCTTGTTGATGAAGACCTCCATAATGATGATGGTCACGATCGGAAACAGGATCTTGTGGTCTTTGATCGCATCGATCTCGAACACGATGAATCGTTTGGACAAAAGGTCAAGCTGCTTTTCTGAATTCAGCAGATAATCGTATTCCCCTCCTTTGTAGTAAGGTTCGAGAACATTCAGAAAGTTGGCGATATCAAAGTCTTTTTCCCTGACCTTCTTTTGTTCCAGGACTTTCTGATAGTCATCTTTCACATAATCATAGAATCCGTTGAAAGAGGGATAATGATGGTTGGTTTTAATTATTTCAATATATCCGCTGACCGCATTGGACAAAGCCACTTCCTCCGAACGGGTCGGCGGTTCGTCATCCCTTTTCCATAAAGTGAGGATCAGAGTCTTGATGCTCTCTCTTTTTTCGATGTCAAAGACACCGTCATCGGTATAGAACGGATTGAAAGCAATGGGATTCTCCTCAGTGTACGTAAAGTACACGCCGTCCTCCCCTTTTGTCTTGCCCTTGATCAGTTCGCACAAGCCCTGATAGGAATTTCCGGTATCTACCAATAGAACATGAGCACCCTGTTCATAATATTGTCTGACCATATGGTTGGTGAAAAAGGATTTACCACTTCCTGAAGGCCCCAAAATAAATTTGTTTCGGTTGGTGATGATCCCCTGCTTCATCGGCAGATCGGAGATATCCAGATGGATGGGTTTTCCTGTCAGTCTGTCAGCCATCTTGATCCCGAAGGGTGAAGGAGAATCCTGATAGTTGGTCTCTGCGGTGAAAAAGCAGAGGGCTGGTTCTATGAAGGTATAGAAGCTTTCTTCACTTGGGAAATCGCCGGCATTGCCTGGTATTCCTGCCCAATAAAGGGTTGCCGTGTCCATCGTATTGTGGCGTGGCTTGCATTCCATCAGTGCCAATGCACTTCCGGTGTCATTCTTGAGCCGTTTCAATTCTGAAGGACTGTCTGACCATGACATCACGTTGAAATGGGCGCGGATGGATTGCAGACCATAAGAATGGGCTTCATTGAGGTATTTCTCTATCCATTCCTTGTTGATCTGGTTCGCCCTGCTGTATCTTGCCAACGAATGCATATTTCTGGCTGACTTTTCAAATTGGCGAAGGTTCTCATCGCTGTTATCAATGAACAGATACTGATTGTAAATGTGATCGCAGCTCAACAGAAGTCCTACTGGCGAGGCAAAGGAAAGCAGACAGTCACTGCGGTCGGTACTCAGTTTTTCATACCGGCTGTGTGATGAGACAGTGCCTGGCAGATCATCGGTATCGGATAAAGTATGCATACTGATGCGGTTATTGCCTATACGCATTTCTTCTGATCCGAGTTTGATATCTTGTAGAGAAGGATTGGTTTCTCTTGACAGGGTCAGGTACTGTTCGAGTATTCCCGATTGATCCGCAGTTCCTGAGATCTCATCTTCGGTCATCCGTTCCAGATGGACATAGCCGCTGTCATTCATAATTCTTTCCATCTGGTCAACGGATTCTAAAAAGCGACTGATAACTTCTTTGTCTTTGATCTCCTTTGGGATCAGTTTGCCTTTGCATAGAGATGAGAAGTTGCTCTGCATCCGCATTCTCTCTTTACTGGTTTTCGTGATGAACAGATAACAGTAATGGTTTAAGAAAGGCCTCTCATTGAAATGTCTCTCAAAAGATTTTGACAGAAAGCTCTGGTCTTCTCTTGATAAATCAGGATTGTAGTTTTCTTTGATAAACCAGTCCTGTTTATGAACAACCGTAAAATCAGGCAGGGTCTTGACAGCCTTGAACCAGGCTGAATGCATCGCTTCATATTCTGCCGATGCCACCGTAAAGAGTTCAGGTAGCCTGACCTTGAAACAAACCGTGACATCCGCATCTTTTGAAATGATACAGTCGTTCTCTATCGCAAGCAGTGGAAATTTACTTGCCAGCGTTGCGGCTTTAGAAGTATTTCTCATGCCGAAACTTTTTGACGGTTGCTTTTGAGGTAGCGGTAGATGCATTTGCGACTGATGATGTATCTGGGATGCTTCTTTTGAGCTCCCAATTTCATCAGTCCGTGCTCACCGTACTTTCCATTCAATAAGAAGGTCTGCCAGATTAGTATGGCACTACTTGCTCCACCAGTCATAAGGCAGAGATAGGTATCGACGCCAGCCATGTACATGACCATCACACATACGAGTATCCCCAATAGACCTCCTGCAAAAATGAACAGGTATTGTGCTTTCAGTCCTTTGAACTCGACCGTTCTTCCGATGCCTTTGTTGATATGATAAGTATTCATAGTAACAAAATTTAAAGGAAGAATGAACGGAGGATCGTTGCTGCGACGATCAGAAAGATACACGCTCCAAACCAGCTGGCAGCGGTCTTGCTGGTGTCGGGATCACCACTGCTGAATTTGTTATACACCTTGACACCACCGATCAGTCCGACAACGGCTCCAATAGCATAGATCAGCTGTGTGGCGGGTTCAAAATAAGAGGTTACCATCTGGGTGGCCTCATTAATTCCGGCGGTTCCGTTGCCCTGGGCATAAGCTAAAGATCCACTTAACGTTGCAAGGATAATCAGTCCTAGGCTTTTTTGTTTCTTCATGACTTTTTACATTAATTGTTTTACTTGGTTTCGCACGATGCGTTATCCTGTAGCAAAAGTCTTATAGATACTAACCAAAGCCCCGATATGGAATCGAAAGGTATTACTTGGCAACCTGTAGCGTTAAGATTAAATTAAAAACATTATCTTTTGTCTTTAAAAACTAATCAATCATTTAGAAACAAATGCAACTACATTTTATCTGGGTCAATCATTATAATAGTTTAAAAAAAACAGGCATTAATCTTTCATCACAATTTCTTATTTCACTAATAGAGAAAGATGGAAAACATGTAGTAACAATAGACCATAATAACAATTATATCAGTGATTTTATCGAAGAAAAAAATATTATAAATGTCAATGCTATCATTGGAAAAAACGGCGCCGGAAAGTCCAGTGTTCTGCGGTACATAAAAAATCATTTACCTCAGGGTATCAACACAAGAATTAAAGATGATCTGTTCATTTATTCAGACAGCAACAGTGATGGATCACAAAACTTCTTTATAGCATTACCTCAATCCATGTCCTTAGAATTAATTAATAACACCTCAATCCGATTTAATATCAAGACGTATAAAAATTTTCGTGACATTGCGCCAAATAACTGCACCTATATCTATTATCAGTATTTGCTGGAGTACAATGAAGATCATACCAATTGGGGAGGCCTGAATAATATTTCAACTTCGGCAATGCTACAGAATGAAAGGGTCCGACTTTTACTGGACATTCATTCTTTGCAAAATAATCAGCAACTTTTGATGAGAACGACTGATCTGGAATTCTTATACCTTCAAGAGGTTCTACAGGCCATAGTCTTTATTACTCATTCCAACGTAAAATTGCCGTTTAAAAAACCAGAATCCCTTCTTGTAAGAATAGATGACTCAGAAAGAAATTATTTTTCCATAGAAAACAGCCAGCATAAGGATGTCTATGAACTACTCGATGTATTGAGTCGAATTGCTCCGAAACATCGTGATAAAAACAAACGTTTTATAAGCGAACTGCTGGAGGCTATTCTTCTAAATTTTCTTATTACAGACAGGAAATACAGCGCCAATAATCCTTACCAATATACTGTCAAAGTTGAGGATGGTGAAAATAGGGACGAATATATTCTACGTTTTTTCCAATCGATGAAAAATTTTTCCTATTGGGATGAAAATCGCAAAGTTGAAATTGGAATTCAAAGATTTGACGAACTGTCACAAGAAGTCCCCTACTTTATTTACCTTGTTTCCAACATGTTGGAAAAAGGGGCTATTGCAGTCAATAAAGATAGAAGTGCCTCCTTCAAATTAGACTTCAAAGCTGAAGATGATTTCAGATCATTCCAGCAATCTTACATCAGAGTTAAAGGGATGGTTCCTTTTTTAAATTTTAGATGGCGCTCCCTTAGCTCAGGTGAACAGTCATATTTATCCTTTATCTCCAGATTTTATTCGTTGGTACATGATCGGTCAAATACACTGAAAAAAGATCTGTTCATTATGATCGACGAAGGAGATACGGGTTATCATCCGGATTGGCAACGAAAGTTTTTTAAGAATACGCTGAAATTCTTAAGTGAGACTTTTATCGACCATCGAATTCAGGTTATCTTTACATCCAATACCCCATTTTTAACCTCGGATCTTTTAAAGAGTAATATACTTTTTACTCAAAAGTCAAAAAATGATTCGTCTGTTTTTTTAAGTAAAGACAATTCTAACGAAAGCACCTTTGCAGCGAATATTCACACATTATTCTCTGATTCCTTTTACATGGACGGCGTTCTTATTGGTGAATATGCCAAAGAGAAGATCAATAAGATCATTGAATATATTAATGACCCGGAAACAAAAGATCCAAAAAAAAATTATAAAATTATCATTGATAATATCGGTGAGCCTATTTTAAGAAAGAAATTGCAAGATATGTGGCAGGAAAAATTTGGTCTTCGCGAAGAACTTGAATTATTGAAAAAACGTATTCGGGAGGTGGAAGAAGAATTGAAAAATACAAAAATTTCAACCCAAAAGAAAAAATAAGCACTATGATTAAAATTCCACACAGCTCGACTGATCTGGATAAAATGGCAATGGTATTTTATCGTGATATTGAGAAGGAAATGAATCTTCGACACCATCTCAACACCTGGGCGGCAGGACATATATTAAAACCGCTTATGGATTTAATTTTGGCGGATCTTCTTAATATTATAATTGGTAAACCTGATCAATTAGAAACTATTGCTCAAACGCTTGAGCCACACATCCAAATTGCAAAAGCAAAGTACAAAACAGGCAATCCAACGTTGACAGATGCTAAGATCAATGGATGGTTTAAATCAGAAATGTTTAAAGTATTTAATTATAGTTCTAATGACGATTCATTTATAAAAAAAGATGAAGGAGCTGTTGCATACAGACATGCGAAAAGGCTAGAAATGAACACCTGCCCTTATTGCAATTCTAATTTTACCTATACTATTAGAAATAAGAGGATGAAGTCCCGTCCCCAATTTGATCATTTTCTAAAAAAAGATAAATACCCTTTCTTTGCTCTTTCTTTCTACAATCTGGTACCCAGCTGCGCGCTGTGTAATTCAGGTGCTTTAAAAGGCAGCAAACTTTTTTCTCATAAAACTCATCTTCATCCTTTTATTGAGTCTATTGATCAAGTGTATCAATTCAGAACAAAAGTAACAGCGGTTGATTTTCTGGTATCGGGTGCTGATTTTGAATTAAAAATGGTTCTATGTGACAAGGTTAAACCTACGGATTTATTAGCACAAAAAGCAAAAAAGAACTTGGAGGTTTTTGCTCTGAATGATCGATACCGTTATCATAAAGATATAGCGGAGGCAGTGATTAAAAATTCTCATATTTATTCTAATACGACAATTTCAGATTTATATAGATCCTTCAAGATAGGCAAGAAGCATATTTTTAGTTCTGAACTTGAAATTAAAGAGCTTATTGTCGGAAACTTTCTAAATCCTGATAACTTTCATCAGAGAATTCATTCGAAACTTGTACGCGATATAGCAGATGAGTTTGGACTTGTGGTCTAATGGGAGAAATGAAAGACATAAGGGAGTTAAATAAACTCCCCGATGTCGAAATCATCCCAATCATCCTTGACCAATGTTGAAGCATTATTCTTGGATTCTTCTGACAACGCATTTTCCAAAAGCATGGCAATCTTTTGAGCAGCACTTTGAGTAGAAATCTCAAGCAGATTGAACAATTCAGTTCCGTGAAGCTTGCGAACAATGGCAGCTGTCGTTTCCTTTTGACGATGGTCCCAATGATCATTCTGGAGCAATGCGCCTACAGTGCTAAGTTCTTCAAAGGAAACCCCTTGGGCTAAACTGATATCATCACTGGATGCTATATTCTTCTGCCATTCTTCTTCATCTTCAATCCAATCAGATTCATCTTCCACAATCGATGCCCCTTCTTTATTAAAAGGTTGAATGCCGGGTTGGATTTTTGTATCTTCAACAACTAAATTACGTTCTGATATTTGTACTATTTCACGATGAATATTAGTGGTTGATTTTGGTACCAGTTGGCGGTCTTCAGACTTGATATCCCTAGTCGGTCCTGATCGGTTTTTTCCCGATACATCTCTTTCAGGTCGTTGATTAAGGTTTTTTGAAAGCTGAAATTTGTCGATTACCAGCAGTATAATGATGGTGATGAGGCTTAAAATTATTAAAATTTCCATATTACATGATCGGTTTATGTTTTTCGTTGTAGCTTTTGACGATCTGTTCGGCAAATTCCTGAAAATGATGTTCAAGCAAATTGTCGAGATATGCATAAATGCTGATCTTGTCCTCTCCTATGACTTGTATAATCCTAGACAGCTTTTCGTGAAATTCTGGGCGGATATATACTGTTTTGCCATCTCTAGCATTTGTATCTCTCTTTTTAAAGAAAATTTGGTCATAGTTCATCTCCATACTTTTCTTAGGCTTAGGTTTGCTGTCCTTTGATGAAGATGTAAGATTACCTGTATTCTTTGATATGTTTTGTTCTAGGGTTTCATCCTTAAGACTTTGGGAAGAATACAGACCTTCTTTACGCACTCCATCGACCATCAGGTTCATCATTTCGTATTCATTGATCTCCTGACCGGATTTCATTTTTTTCTGATCTTCCATCGACTTAAATTTTGATGATATTCAGAAACTCTTTTACGAATTTATCCAAGTGAAAACTCTTCATCAGCTTTTCGTCAGGAGGTAATAATGTGGATCTGAATACTGTTTTACTTTCTGCTTCACTTTCCTTTCTGAATCGTGTACTGTTCTTGATCTGACTCTCCATTAATTTCAAACCCAATTGATCAATAAGTTTGTTGTAGATGTTATATAATGGGGTACTTTCCCTACCATCCACCTGATTCCAAAATAGATGAACAGATTTAATCGAACTTTCCCCTTTCTTCATGATAATATCTTGCAGGAGCTGTGAGAAGATCAAGGTACTTTCCATCACGACACGATCGGCGTTGATTGGCGTAAAAACATGGTGCATTCCGGCAAGAGCATTTAAGATACCAGGCGTATTGACTGTTCCTGGCAAGTCAAAAAATATCAGATCGAATGGTATTGAGGAACTTTCGATTAGTTTATCGGCTGCTTCCAGTACATGGTCTGCTTTTTCTTGCATAATGGGATAGGCTTTTTTACTGATAGTTGTAAATTGTTTATAAGCCTGTTTCTTTAGAAATTCGTTTTCCATTACCATCGCAAGGTCCCGTGATTTCATTTTCATCAGGCTGTGCTGTGGAAAATCAGCGTCAAAAACGGCTACATTGTAGCCTAAGCGGTAATGAAGTGTACTGGCTAATAATGCAGTAAATGTACTCTTTCCCACACCTCCTTTCTGTGATGAAAAGGCAATGTATAAGGTCTCTTTGTGTGTACTCATAACAATATGTATGTATTTATTTATAGATATTTATATTTTTATCTGTACCATCATTTTTCGGCAGATAGCTATTTAACATTATAATTGGCTGCATAGAGTTATTATTAGATACCGTATAGACTATTTAAACATATAGTGAAATGCTCAAATGATGATATTGCTGAAGATCTTTGTAATCATTTTCTTAGTATCGTACTCCAATACATTTAAATCAAAACAATTAATTACTGTGCTATATTTATATGGTTTTACATAACCAAATCACAACTGCTTCACCTAATTAATGACATCGTGACGTAACTACTTATCTGCGCTATTATCTTTCATTGTCTGTGCGAAGTAATGCAGACAGATACTTATGATTCAAATTATGGAACTGTTTGGCTCTGAACGTCATTCTTTGACCTTATTATGAAGCAGTATTCTCAGCCAGTTTAGATTTTACTTTGCTAAATAATTGTTTCTGAATGAGCTGTAATATGTACGAAGGGTCAACGAATGCTATTAAGACTGAGAAATGAATGATGGTTTCATCGACCATCACTTTCGATTCGTATTGTTGGTGTTCGCAGGAACACGGCAAGTTGTGTTTTGAGCATCTCGAAACTTTTTCGGATGCTCAAAACAACTTGCCCTGCCGGGAGCTTAAAAACACTCTCCGAAGTCGAGGTTTTACAAATAATACAATCGATAGTTATGGAAAGATCGAATAAAAAAATAATAAAGAAAACAGGGCGTCATCCTAAGCTTGATCCTGCTAATATCCGCTATACAATTTCTTTCAATCAAAAAGAGCATCTCAGTTTTTTGAAGCTTTTCGAGCAGTCTGGAATGAAGGTTAAAGCACATTTCATTACTGCCTGTATATTTCAGAAGCCGGTGAAAACCATCAAAGTCGACAAAGGAACAGTTGATTTTTATATGAGATTAACGTCTTTTCACAGTCAGTTTAGAGCCATTGGTGTTAATTATAATCAAATCGTCAAATTGCTTTACAGCCGCTTTACCGAGAAAAAGGCAGCTGCTTTTCTGTTTAAGCTGGAAAAAGAGACTGCCCTTTTAGCTGCTTTATGTCAGGATATTATCAAAATAAGTGAAGCTTTTGATGATAGATATTTAAATACCGAGGAAGACCAATGATCGCAAAGATTGGAAGAAGCAGTAATCTCTATGGCGCACTGGCTTATAATCAGGTCAAGGTTGAAAAGGAAAAGGGAGCAATATTGCTGTTACATAATATGATCGAGACTGCTGATGGACAATATTCGGTGAGGCAATTGCTTCGGTCTTTCGAACCTTATTTGATTGCCAACCGAAATACGGAGAAATCTACTTTGCATATTTCTTTAAATCCGAATCCTAAAGATCAGGTCAGTGATGAACAATTCGGACAAATTTCATCGGAATATATGAGTCAGATGGGTTATGGTGAACAGCCGTTCGTCGTATTCAAACATAGCGATATTGAGAGAAGCCATATTCATATCGTGACGGTATGTGTTGATGAGAATGGGAAAAAAATTTCGGATCAATTTGAGAAAGTTCGATCGATGAATGTATGTCGGGAACTGGAAAGAATACACGGACTCATACCAGCCACAGATCAAGTGCGTCATCAAAATGACAAGGTATTTCGGCCTGTAGACTACCGGGCAGGTGATGTGAAAAATCAGATTGCTTCGGTCATAAGACACTTGCCAGACATCTATCATTTTAAGACAATAGGAGAATACAACGTTCTGCTTTCTTTGTTCAACATTACGATCGAAAAAGTAGAAGTATCATCACAGGAAAACACTCGGGGTGGTCTGCTATACATTGCATTAGACGAGAAAGGACACAGAGCAGGTCATCCGTTCAAAGCTTCGCTGTTCGGAAAAAAAGCAGGACTCCCGGCATTGGAGCTTCACTTTTTAAAGTCCAGAGAAGATTGGAAACATCAACAGCCTAAGAGCAATTTAAAAGCTATCCTTACCTCCGCCCTTAGATCGACAAATGATGAGCAGTCTTTTAAAAAGCGATTGTTAAGTGAGGATATTGATGTTTTCATACGCCGCAATGATTCTGGTCGTATTTACGGTATCTCTTTTATAGACCATCGCTCAAAAACCGTTTTTAACGGTTCAAATGTATCAAAGGAATTGTCTGCCAATATGATTAATGAATACTGGAAGAGTAATGAAAAACCAGATCTGAAAGAACCTGTAGAGCAGCAAAATAATCAGGTCTATAAGACTGAGACTTCGGTGCGCGAACCGCATTATTTGTTTGACTTTTTATCTTCGGATCAAAGCGGTAGCAACCTGTTGGAAGCGCTCGGCAGTCTATTGCCGGAAACACATGGAGAAGATTATGAGGAACAGGATTTTGAGAATAGGATGAAAAAGAAGCGCAAATATCAAAGAGGAAATCGCCGGTAATCAGACAATGGCAGCTTATCAGCGACACGACCTGCCAGATTTTCCAAGGTGCTCGAGCAAGCCATTAGTTTTACGACGAATCATAAAATTTAACGTATGCAGGGAGAAGATGATTTAAGAGGGCTTGCCAAAATCATGGCCTTTATGCGAGCGGTCAGTATTTTATTGGTGCTGATGCATCTTTACTGGTTTTGCTATGGTTTTTTTTCAGAACGGGGATGGACCTTGGAACTGATCAACAAAATATTGGACAATTTTGAAAGGACAGCCGCTTTGTTTTCACATCCTCTTTACACCAAATCATTTGCATTTGTACTGCTAGCACTAAGTTGTCTGGGTACAAAAGGCGTGAAGAATCACAAGATCAGCTGGGCTAAGATTTCTATGGCATTGGGAATCGGCCTCATATTCTTCTTCTTAAATACACCATTACTGAAGCTGCCCAAACCAATAGGTCTTCATTTATATATTTTAACAATCGCGTTAGGCTATATTGCCTTGCTGATGGCCGGGGTATGGATGAGCCGGCTGCTGCGTATGAATTTAATGGAGGATGTTTTCAACAATGAAAACGAGAGCTTTCAGCAGGAGACCAAACTGATGGAAAACGAATATTCTGTCAATCTTCCAACGAAATACTATTACCAAGGCCGGTGGAACAATGGCTGGATCAATGTGGTCAATCCCTTTCGTGCTACCATCGTGCTAGGCACTCCAGGATCGGGAAAAAGCTATGCCGTGGTTAACAATTACATCAAACAGCATATCGAGAAAGGTTTCTCCATGTATATCTACGATTTCAAGTTCGATGATCTATCTACCATTGCTTACAATCATTTGTTGTATCATCAGCATCAGTATAAGGTTGAGCCAAAGTTCTATGTCATCAACTTTGACGATCCTCGAAGAAGCCACCGTTGTAATCCTCTCAATCCTAATTTTATGACAGATATATCGGATGCCTACGAAGCAGCCTATACTATCATGTTGAATCTGAACCGAAGCTGGATCCAGAAACAGGGTGATTTCTTTGTGGAATCTCCTATCATTCTCCTGGCAGCCATCATTTGGTTCTTGAAGATCTATGAGGACGGAAGATATTGTACATTTCCCCACGCCATTGAACTGTTGAATAAAAGATATGCAGATGTTTTTACCATCTTAACCTCATATCCGGATCTGGAAAACTACCTCTCCCCTTTTATGGATGCATGGCAGGGGGGCGCTCAGGACCAATTACAGGGGCAGATTGCATCGGCTAAAATTCCACTGTCTCGAATGATAAGTCCGCAGTTGTATTGGGTGATGACGGGAGATGATTTTTCTTTGGACATCAACAATCCAAAGGAACCAAAAATATTATGTGTCGGAAACAATCCGGATCGTCAGAATATTTATTCGGCCGCACTGGGTCTTTACAATTCCCGAATTGTCAAATTAATTAATAAAAAAGGGCAACTGAAAAGTTCCGTGATTATTGACGAGCTTCCCACGATCTATTTTAGAGGACTGGATAATTTAATCGCAACTGCACGTTCCAATAAGGTGGCTGTATGCCTAGGCTTTCAGGATTTTTCTCAACTGACAAGAGATTATGGGGATAAAGAAAGTAAGGTCATCCAAAATACCGTGGGCAATATTTTCAGCGGCCAAGTAGTTGGAGAAACAGCGAAGAACCTTTCTGAACGGTTTGGCAAGGTTTTACAGAAAAGACAAAGTATGACCATTAACAGAAATGACACGTCGACTTCGATATCGACCCAGCTGGACAGCCTCATTCCGGCATCGAAGATCTCGACATTGACCCAGGGTATGTTCGTCGGTGCGGTTTCCGACAACTTTGATGAACGGATTGAACAGAAAATTTTTCATGGTGAAATTGTCTTGGATAATGAGAAAGTGACCCGGGAAACAAAAGCCTATCAGCCCATTCCGTTGATAGCTTCCTTTACAGATCAAGATGGCAATGATCTTATGAAACAAACGATTGATGAGAACTACAGGATGATCAAATCAGATGTCTTCAACATCATCGAAAGTGAATGGGACAGGATCAGAAATGACCCTAACCTGCAACATCTATTACCTCCATCATAAACATGATATTGGAAAGCTTCTAATACTTCGGTAAGTATTGGAAGCTTTTCTTTATT from Chryseobacterium indologenes encodes the following:
- a CDS encoding TraG family conjugative transposon ATPase, with product MRNTSKAATLASKFPLLAIENDCIISKDADVTVCFKVRLPELFTVASAEYEAMHSAWFKAVKTLPDFTVVHKQDWFIKENYNPDLSREDQSFLSKSFERHFNERPFLNHYCYLFITKTSKERMRMQSNFSSLCKGKLIPKEIKDKEVISRFLESVDQMERIMNDSGYVHLERMTEDEISGTADQSGILEQYLTLSRETNPSLQDIKLGSEEMRIGNNRISMHTLSDTDDLPGTVSSHSRYEKLSTDRSDCLLSFASPVGLLLSCDHIYNQYLFIDNSDENLRQFEKSARNMHSLARYSRANQINKEWIEKYLNEAHSYGLQSIRAHFNVMSWSDSPSELKRLKNDTGSALALMECKPRHNTMDTATLYWAGIPGNAGDFPSEESFYTFIEPALCFFTAETNYQDSPSPFGIKMADRLTGKPIHLDISDLPMKQGIITNRNKFILGPSGSGKSFFTNHMVRQYYEQGAHVLLVDTGNSYQGLCELIKGKTKGEDGVYFTYTEENPIAFNPFYTDDGVFDIEKRESIKTLILTLWKRDDEPPTRSEEVALSNAVSGYIEIIKTNHHYPSFNGFYDYVKDDYQKVLEQKKVREKDFDIANFLNVLEPYYKGGEYDYLLNSEKQLDLLSKRFIVFEIDAIKDHKILFPIVTIIIMEVFINKMRRLKGIRKLILIEEAWKAIAKEGMAEYIKYLFKTVRKFFGEAIVVTQEVDDIIQSPIVKESIINNSDCKILLDQRKYMNKFDDIQAMLGLTDKEKAQVLSINMNNDPKRLYKEVWIGLGGTHSAVYATEVSTEEYLAYTTEETEKIEVMNLASELDGNVEQAIKRISLRRIKSTKDN
- a CDS encoding DUF4133 domain-containing protein, with translation MNTYHINKGIGRTVEFKGLKAQYLFIFAGGLLGILVCVMVMYMAGVDTYLCLMTGGASSAILIWQTFLLNGKYGEHGLMKLGAQKKHPRYIISRKCIYRYLKSNRQKVSA
- a CDS encoding DUF4134 domain-containing protein; amino-acid sequence: MKKQKSLGLIILATLSGSLAYAQGNGTAGINEATQMVTSYFEPATQLIYAIGAVVGLIGGVKVYNKFSSGDPDTSKTAASWFGACIFLIVAATILRSFFL
- a CDS encoding AAA family ATPase encodes the protein MQLHFIWVNHYNSLKKTGINLSSQFLISLIEKDGKHVVTIDHNNNYISDFIEEKNIINVNAIIGKNGAGKSSVLRYIKNHLPQGINTRIKDDLFIYSDSNSDGSQNFFIALPQSMSLELINNTSIRFNIKTYKNFRDIAPNNCTYIYYQYLLEYNEDHTNWGGLNNISTSAMLQNERVRLLLDIHSLQNNQQLLMRTTDLEFLYLQEVLQAIVFITHSNVKLPFKKPESLLVRIDDSERNYFSIENSQHKDVYELLDVLSRIAPKHRDKNKRFISELLEAILLNFLITDRKYSANNPYQYTVKVEDGENRDEYILRFFQSMKNFSYWDENRKVEIGIQRFDELSQEVPYFIYLVSNMLEKGAIAVNKDRSASFKLDFKAEDDFRSFQQSYIRVKGMVPFLNFRWRSLSSGEQSYLSFISRFYSLVHDRSNTLKKDLFIMIDEGDTGYHPDWQRKFFKNTLKFLSETFIDHRIQVIFTSNTPFLTSDLLKSNILFTQKSKNDSSVFLSKDNSNESTFAANIHTLFSDSFYMDGVLIGEYAKEKINKIIEYINDPETKDPKKNYKIIIDNIGEPILRKKLQDMWQEKFGLREELELLKKRIREVEEELKNTKISTQKKK
- a CDS encoding conjugal transfer protein TraD, with translation MEILIILSLITIIILLVIDKFQLSKNLNQRPERDVSGKNRSGPTRDIKSEDRQLVPKSTTNIHREIVQISERNLVVEDTKIQPGIQPFNKEGASIVEDESDWIEDEEEWQKNIASSDDISLAQGVSFEELSTVGALLQNDHWDHRQKETTAAIVRKLHGTELFNLLEISTQSAAQKIAMLLENALSEESKNNASTLVKDDWDDFDIGEFI
- a CDS encoding DUF3408 domain-containing protein, translating into MEDQKKMKSGQEINEYEMMNLMVDGVRKEGLYSSQSLKDETLEQNISKNTGNLTSSSKDSKPKPKKSMEMNYDQIFFKKRDTNARDGKTVYIRPEFHEKLSRIIQVIGEDKISIYAYLDNLLEHHFQEFAEQIVKSYNEKHKPIM
- a CDS encoding ParA family protein, producing MSTHKETLYIAFSSQKGGVGKSTFTALLASTLHYRLGYNVAVFDADFPQHSLMKMKSRDLAMVMENEFLKKQAYKQFTTISKKAYPIMQEKADHVLEAADKLIESSSIPFDLIFFDLPGTVNTPGILNALAGMHHVFTPINADRVVMESTLIFSQLLQDIIMKKGESSIKSVHLFWNQVDGRESTPLYNIYNKLIDQLGLKLMESQIKNSTRFRKESEAESKTVFRSTLLPPDEKLMKSFHLDKFVKEFLNIIKI
- the mobA gene encoding conjugal transfer protein MobA: MERSNKKIIKKTGRHPKLDPANIRYTISFNQKEHLSFLKLFEQSGMKVKAHFITACIFQKPVKTIKVDKGTVDFYMRLTSFHSQFRAIGVNYNQIVKLLYSRFTEKKAAAFLFKLEKETALLAALCQDIIKISEAFDDRYLNTEEDQ
- the mobB gene encoding conjugal transfer protein MobB; this encodes MIAKIGRSSNLYGALAYNQVKVEKEKGAILLLHNMIETADGQYSVRQLLRSFEPYLIANRNTEKSTLHISLNPNPKDQVSDEQFGQISSEYMSQMGYGEQPFVVFKHSDIERSHIHIVTVCVDENGKKISDQFEKVRSMNVCRELERIHGLIPATDQVRHQNDKVFRPVDYRAGDVKNQIASVIRHLPDIYHFKTIGEYNVLLSLFNITIEKVEVSSQENTRGGLLYIALDEKGHRAGHPFKASLFGKKAGLPALELHFLKSREDWKHQQPKSNLKAILTSALRSTNDEQSFKKRLLSEDIDVFIRRNDSGRIYGISFIDHRSKTVFNGSNVSKELSANMINEYWKSNEKPDLKEPVEQQNNQVYKTETSVREPHYLFDFLSSDQSGSNLLEALGSLLPETHGEDYEEQDFENRMKKKRKYQRGNRR